One stretch of Uranotaenia lowii strain MFRU-FL unplaced genomic scaffold, ASM2978415v1 HiC_scaffold_382, whole genome shotgun sequence DNA includes these proteins:
- the LOC129760040 gene encoding uncharacterized protein LOC129760040, translating to MDDDGEAGEDPPFQEDDSEEIISEEIIAPPMYLSDTEEDPSPLPQTLLSQIPFVFGNSSPASTPQVNSPFEKANELPQAAPRRRVYQPESTGPWVVYIRSKTNVDKCKKKKKYQKIGAPDPTKHGWPTSFVAQSRTVFAGPVTENPGIEIQTMEYGNGIDPDVRETAQLNSSRSSRKWEKRLGGCQCFVVFLSGSLLSGLMFALLNYIPNNRSLPVAGSGGRVAPHHLPDSGFLQIADEARVMVAGIRLCCSQARRSQ from the exons ATGGATGACGACGGCGAGGCTGGTGAAGATCCTCCTTTTCAGGAGGATGATTCCGAGGAAATAATTTCCGAGGAAATAATTGCTCCCCCGATGTACCTTTCGGACACGGAAGAGGATCCTTCTCCTCTCCCGCAGACCCTTTTATCACAAATTCCCTTTGTGTTTGGCAACTCCTCACCAGCATCAACCCCTCAAGTAAACTCCCCCTTTGAAAAAGCTAATGAGCTGCCTCAAGCCGCCCCTCGCCGTCGGGTTTACCAACCTGAATCGACGGGACCCTGGGTAGTTTATATCCGGTCCAAAACGAATG TCGACaaatgcaaaaagaaaaaaaaatatcaaaaaattggagCACCCGACCCGACTAAACATGGATGGCCGACGAGCTTTGTGGCACAAAGCCGGACTGTTTTCGCAGGGCCAGTCACCG AGAACCCCGGAATCGAGATTCAAACGATGGAATACGGAAACGGAATCGATCCGGATGTTCGGGAAACAGCACAGCTCAACAGCAGCAGATCCAGTCGCAAATGGGAAAAACGATTGGGAGGATGTCAATGTTTTGTAGTTTTCCTGAGCGGATCATTGCTGTCCGGGTTGATGTTTGCGCTGCTGAATTATATTCCCAACAATCGATCCCTCCCTGTGGCTGGAAGTGGAGGACGGGTGGCGCCTCATCATTTACCGGATTCTGGGTTCCTGCAAATTGCCGACGAAGCCCGGGTCATGGTCGCCGGTATTCGATTGTGTTGCTCCCAAGCCAGGCGGAGTCAATGA